CAGGCGGAAAAGGGCTACTTCGGCAGGGCTCGCCTTTCGGATGCCCGCTGGATCATCAAACTGGCTCCTCCCAGCGAACCGCTCCCTCAATCCGCGCTGCGCTATTTGGGGAATCGCCTGGAAAAGTTTCGACAAGAAACGCTCTTCTGGCTTCTCGACAACCTGGAAGCGGAAACGGGAAATTTCTACGCGGCTCTCCTGCTGGGCTATCGAAACAGGATCTCCAATGCATGGAACGAGCGTTTGAACAGAGCCGGAGTCACGCACCTTCTCGCCATTTCCGGCCTGCACCTCGGGTTGGTGGGAATGAGTGTTTTCTGGCTGATCCGTCGAATGGTGCGTATTCTTTGCCCCTCGATTCTCATGTGGACGAGCGACCAAAAGCTGGCCATTTGGGGCGCCCTGCCGGCAGCGATACTTTATGCGCTCATCAGCGGTCTGGCGCTTCCTACCTGGAGGGCCGCGATCATGCTCTTTCTCTTGATGGGAGGACTCTTCTGCTACCGGTTCAGCGACTCAACAACCGCCCTGGCCTCGGCAGCCCTGCTGATCCTGCTCATTGCCCCCAGCAGCCTCCGGGAGGCGTCCTTCCAGCTCTCCTTTGCCGCCATAATCGGCTTGTTCGCCCTATATCCCATATTCCAAAAGACCCTGTACGACATCGGTCCGCTCAAATCCCTCTCCGGAAGCCGTTGGGGTAAAATTCCCCGCATCTTTCTGGATGCATTTGGAGTCTCCCTGGCCGCAAACATCATGGTGCTTCCCATTCTGGTCCATCACTTTCACGGTGTCTCACTCGCCGGTTTTATAGCCAACACGGTACTCGTACCTCTCATCGGTTTTCTCGTCTTGCCATTTGGACTGACAGGGCTCGCTCTCTCTGCTTTGAGCAAAGGAATAGCCCTCCCCTTCCTGGTGGTCGGCGGCTTTTTTCTTCAATGCGCTCAGAAAATCATCCTATGGTTCAGTGATCTCTCATGGGCATATTTTTGGGTTGGAAACATTCCAATCCCCTGGATCATCGCCTTCTACGGAACCCTGGCGATGCTGCTGAGTCCGTGGCGCCGGCAAAGAAAAGCCCTCGGCCTTACCGCTTTGCTTCTTTTCTGCACTACCCTGGAGCTTTCGCAGAATATTCTGTCCGGTTCAGCCGTCTCCAAGGAGGGAAAGATCCTGAAGGTGACCGTCATCGATGTGGGGCAGGGGAGTTCGACATTCCTCAGGTTTCCCAACGGTGAGAACATGCTCATCGATGGAGGGGGTTTTTTCGACAATTCATTCGATGTGGGAAAGTCTGTAGTGGCTCCCTATCTCTGGTACGAAGGAATTCGAAGACTGGACCACGTGGTGCTCTCTCATGATCACCCGGACCACAAAAACGGGCTCCGTTTCATACTCTCCGGTTTCGAGATCGGCGATTTCTGGGAAAGCGGGATCATCGAAAATCCGGCAGGCTTCAATGAACTTTCCACCATCGCTCACAGGCGTCAGATCCCTGTGAAACGTCTTCCGCAAATGATGAAGGATCAAACATTCGGCCCCTGCAATCTGCGCATCTTGCATCCCACTCCCTCGTATATACAAAAAGAATGGGACGGCACCGACCTGAACAACGTTTCTCTCGTGTTGCAGATCGATTACGGCAACACGCGCCTGATTCTCCCTGGAGATATCGACAGGTCGGTGGAGAGTCATCTTTTTGGATCCATGGCTCCTGATGGAAAAAGAGTTTTACTCGTCTCCCCGCATCATGGGAGCGGGCGCTCCAACAGCGCGGTTCTGCTGGATCACCTGCAACCTCAGGCAATCATTTTTTCCTGCGGATATGAAAACTGGTTCGGCTTCCCCTCCCCGGAAGCCATCCAGCGCTGTGCGGAGCGACACATATCGATCTACAGGACAGATCTCCAGGGAGCGATACACGCCGTCTCGGACGGACGGCAATGGACGATAACCGCTCAACAAGACCTGGAAAGCCATGCGAAGCTATTCTTCGGGAGAGGTTTACGGTAAAGTGGAAGTCAGCAAACCATACTTTGAAAAATCAAAAAGTTACGTTGGGCAAGCTGTATCAAGTTCAAGAGCCCTGTCAAGTTCCCGGCTTTTAAAGGAGCGCCGGGCTTTCTCTCCCAAGTCCCTCTTTGTTTGACTAAACATACGGGAAATGGTCGAACGTTCCCAATGGATACTCTCCGACTGAGATCAGGTAGAACGGGCAAGGGTGGACGCGATCATGAAAATCATGTGATTTGTCTGAGAGCTCCTCCATCTCTTCCATGGCCGAAACCATCGGGGATGCATTGGATGGGCGATTCCACACTCATTCCACACCATGAACCTGAAACCGAGGATGAAATAATGAACATATTGGATAGCTGTGGAATGACAGTTCGACATAACCAGCCGCTATTGTTGGAACTCCTCGATGAAGAACACACCACGAAATCGTTGTGACG
This region of Desulforhabdus amnigena genomic DNA includes:
- a CDS encoding DNA internalization-related competence protein ComEC/Rec2; this encodes MMERSPELASSRDPSPENKEISQPFQQIPMTYQRSGSVFSRIPSVLHISRPMPPLTLAFGGGILLGHYTPSILPNGTLILLSSLLMGCLLAINFRGPAPLRSLIPPLAFFLILGLWAARLSSPIMPHPPELEPFFERPQTLFLAEVLSSPEFHPEKTRLPVKLLRAYIEGKSLAVKGGILVTIDGNPEMSPKWLPGDRLLLRLTLKRFHDFQNPGGYSYTKRQAEKGYFGRARLSDARWIIKLAPPSEPLPQSALRYLGNRLEKFRQETLFWLLDNLEAETGNFYAALLLGYRNRISNAWNERLNRAGVTHLLAISGLHLGLVGMSVFWLIRRMVRILCPSILMWTSDQKLAIWGALPAAILYALISGLALPTWRAAIMLFLLMGGLFCYRFSDSTTALASAALLILLIAPSSLREASFQLSFAAIIGLFALYPIFQKTLYDIGPLKSLSGSRWGKIPRIFLDAFGVSLAANIMVLPILVHHFHGVSLAGFIANTVLVPLIGFLVLPFGLTGLALSALSKGIALPFLVVGGFFLQCAQKIILWFSDLSWAYFWVGNIPIPWIIAFYGTLAMLLSPWRRQRKALGLTALLLFCTTLELSQNILSGSAVSKEGKILKVTVIDVGQGSSTFLRFPNGENMLIDGGGFFDNSFDVGKSVVAPYLWYEGIRRLDHVVLSHDHPDHKNGLRFILSGFEIGDFWESGIIENPAGFNELSTIAHRRQIPVKRLPQMMKDQTFGPCNLRILHPTPSYIQKEWDGTDLNNVSLVLQIDYGNTRLILPGDIDRSVESHLFGSMAPDGKRVLLVSPHHGSGRSNSAVLLDHLQPQAIIFSCGYENWFGFPSPEAIQRCAERHISIYRTDLQGAIHAVSDGRQWTITAQQDLESHAKLFFGRGLR